AGCCACCTGCGGCGACGTTAGAGGGTTGGATTAGGGAGTGGGGCGTGGGGGGTGTGATTCTCCTGGGTGCGAGTGCGGGAGAAATTGCGCTCAGAACGCAGCAGTTGCAAGCTTGGGCATCGATTCCGCTCTTGATTTGTGCGGATGTTGAGGAAGGAGTTGGGCAGCGGTTTTCGGGGGCAACTTGGTTTCCACCGCCAATGGCGATCGCAGAAATTGCCAAACGGGATCTCACTCTTGCGTGTCACTATGCTGAGCAAATGGGGCGAATTACGGCAGCAGAAAGTTTAGCGATCGGCTTGAATTGGCTGCTTTCTCCCACGGTGGATGTCAACAACAATCCTGACAATCCTGTGATCAATGTCCGGGCTTTTGGCGAAACTCCAGAGATTGTTGGCGAACTGGCAAAAGCTTTTATCCGAGGCGCACACCAGCACCCGATTTTAACCACTGCAAAACATTTTCCGGGGCATGGTGATACGGAGACCGATTCTCACCTCGAATTACCTGTAATTCCGCATAATCGCGATCGCCTAGAACAAATTGAACTTCCGCCTTTTAGAGCCGCAATCTCAGCAGGTGTCGATGTTGTAATGAGCGCTCACCTTCAAATTCCCGCGCTTGATTCGAACTATCCTGCAACGCTTTCTCCAAAGGTTCTTACAAATGAGTTGAGACGGAATCTTGAATTTGAAGGCTTGATTGTCACGGATGCTTTAGTGATGGGCGCGATCGCCAATCGATATGGAACCGAGGAAGCTTGTGTTCTGGCAGTCGAAGCAGGCGCAGATATTTTATTGATGCCATTAGAGCCAGAAAAGGCAATTACAGCCGTTTGTGAAGCCGTAGAAAGCGGGCGGATTAGTCACGATCGCATCCAATCTTCGGTTGAAAGACTCTGGAGAGCTAAACAAAAAGCTTGTGCAGTCACAATTCCATCTGAAGAAGGTCACGCTTGGGAAAATCCGCCCGAACCCATTTTAGAAACAATTGAATTAACCTCGAAAATTGCTCAGCCAGATGCACTTTCAATCAATGCTGAATTGCTGCGTCACTCGATGCGGTCACGTTCGCCTGTGCCAAAGGCATCGCATCATCCAAATTCTTCTCGCTTAGATTCGCTTTCCGGTGGGGGTCGCAATCTAGTCATTGTCGATAGCATTCTGGATTGTGATTTCCTGGGTCGAACCGCTCCTGCGATCGCATTTCCCGCTCAATTTGGATTGACAGAGACTCAGATTATCGATCGGCATACCCCTTACATTGCTCCAAATAATCGCGCTCAAGTTCCAACTGTATTGCAATTATTTATCCGGGGTAATCCCTTTCGTGGAATCGCTGGATTAACTCAAGCGGCAGAAGATTGGTTTACGTTTCTATTAAATACAAATCAACTTTGTGCGATCGCAGTTTACGGCAGTCCTTATGTTCTCGATCGCTTTCTTCCCAGTTTGCCGCCGGATGTCCCTTATGTATTCAGCTACGGGCAAATGCAAGCGGCTCAAGCGATCGCATTAGAAACCCTGTTTAGAAGCCAATGCAAGTAGAACATCTAACACCGGAAGCGACAGAAATTATCTTGAACACTTTGCCAGAAAAGTCCAGTTAGGGCTACGTGCTTATGCGGCAGCGATCGACTTCCCGATCGAGGCAGTGATTGAAATGGCTGTTCCGCAAACTGTCGTTCACAGTCTTGGCAATAGCCAGAAACTTTACTTCTCCATCATTACATCTTGAGCACTACTTACATCTTCACTACTACAGTGTGTGCAGTGCGTTGTCCAATTTTTTCTATGATGGATACACAATTCGGACTTGGGCGGTGATACGTACTATTTCTTTTGCCACGTTCCAAGCTGAGATACGATACCCTATCTATGGAGTAGATTTGTGCGATCGTCTAACCTATGACTGTTGATTTTCTCAGCCATCTTAATCCGTCCCAAAGGCAAGCCGTTCAGCATTTTTGTGGCCCTTTGCTGGTGATTGCTGGCGCGGGTTCAGGCAAGACAAGAGCATTGACGTATCGCATCGCCAATCTGGTGCTGAAACATCGCGTCGATCCAGAAAATATTCTGGCGGTGACATTTACGAATAAAGCGGCGCGGGAAATGAAAGACCGGATCGAACGGTTGTTTGCCGAGCAGGAGGCATTAAGCGAACATGGCAAGCCGCTCGAATCGCTGCCCGGTCATGTTCAGACGAAATTGCGATCGCACGTCTACAAAACCATCACCAAAGATCTCTGGATTGGCACATTTCACGCGCTTTGCTGTCGAATTCTTCGCTTTGATATCGAAAAGTTCCAGGATGAAAAAGGACGGAAGTGGACGCGATCGTTTTCGATTTTTGATGAGTCCGATGCTCAAAGCTTGGTGAAAGATATCATCATTAATCAATTGAATATTGATGAAAAGAAATTCGATCCGCGATCGGTTCGATATGCAATCAGCAACGCCAAAAATAAAGGTTTATCGCCGCGAGATTATGAAAAAGAGCAATCGAACTTCAAAAGCAAAGTGATTGCAAACGTCTATAGCGTTTATCAGGATAAACTCGCTGAAAACAATGCTGTTGATTTCGATGATTTAATCTGGATTCCAGTACAACTCTTTCGTCAGAATGAACAGATCCGCGCATACTGGCATAAACGCTTCAGACATATCTTGGTAGATGAATATCAAGATACCAATCGCACTCAGTACGATCTGATTCAGTTATTAGTGACGAATGGAGAACCCCCGAATCGATTTAACGAGTGGGAACATCGATCGGTCTTTGTGGTGGGCGATGCCGATCAGTCGATCTACTCGTTCCGCATGGCAGACTTCACAATTCTGATGGGCTTTCAGCAAGACTTTGGGGATAGCTTGCCCGATGATGACACCCGGACAATGGTGAAGCTCGAAGAGAACTATCGATCGACCGAAAATATCCTGCAACTCGCGAACGAACTGATCGAAAACAACACCGAACGCATTGATAAAATCCTTAAACCGACTCGCGGACAAGGTGAACCGAATTTCTGCTACCGCGCTCAGGATGAAATCGACGAAGCAGAATTTGTCGTTCAACAAATGCGGCGACTCGAAGCGATGAACTCCGATTTGCATTGGGGTAAATTTGCGATTCTCTATCGAACCAATGCTCAATCACGGGCGTTTGAAGAAATTTTGGTGCGTTGGGGTGTACCTTATAAGGTCGTGGGTGGTCTGCGATTCTATGACCGGAAAGAAATCAAGGATGTGCTTGCGTATTTGAGAGCGATCGCCAATCCTTCTGATACCGTTAGCCTCTTGCGCGTGATTAATACACCTCGTCGCGGAGTCGGAAAAACCACGATCGAATCTCTACAAAAAGCTTCGATCGAACTCGGTGTTCCTTTGTGGGAAATTCTCAGCGATGAAAACTCGATCAAAACTCTAGCGGGTCGGTCTTCGAGAGGCGTGATTCAGTTTGCTCAGATCATTCAGAAATGGCGATCGCAGCTCGACGCAGTGAGCGCTTCAGAACTGGTACAAGGTGTGCTCGAAGACTCTGGGTACATCGCCGATCTAAAATCTCAAGGCACAGACGAAGCCGAAGACCGCTTGCAGAACGTTCAAGAGTTGTATAACGCTGTGCTGCAATTTGAGGAAGAAAACGAAGACGATAAGAGCCTGATCGGTTTCCTCGCCAGCGCGTCTCTCGCTTCGGATTTAGACGACGTACAAGAAGAAACAACCAAAGTTTCTTTGATGACGCTGCACTCCTCGAAAGGGTTAGAATTTCCGATCGTCTTTCTAGTCGGTTTAGAACAAGGCTTATTTCCGAGTTATCGATCACTCGATGATCCCGCCGCGATCGAAGAAGAACGCCGCCTCTGTTACGTCGGCATCACCCGCGCTCAAGAACGCCTATTCCTTTCTCACGCCCGCGAACGTCGGCTATACGGAAATCGCGAACCCGCCAGCCCCTCGCTATTCCTGGGAGAAATGCCTCGCGAATTGATGGATAGCAACACCAAAGCCGCGATCCCAGCCAAATACACCACCAAGCCTGCCGCCAAACCCGCCCCTGTGATTCAGAGTACCGAAACCGATTGGAGCGTCGGTGATCGCGTCATGCACAGTCAATTCGGAATCGGAGAAATTACTAATATCTTCGGTAGTGGTAATAAAGCGACTTTGGCGATTCGATTCGATAACTTGACCGGAATGAAGCGCAAGATTCTCCCGATCGGCGATCGCGCCTTAACTGCGATCGATTAATCTCAAACTATGGTGATTCAATCCTCGAAATCAAACCGCTCTGTCCCGCCCTTGGAGAATGGCGATCGTTTGTCTCGCGCCGAATTTGAGCGGCGTTATACGGCTGCACCCCACATCAAAAAAGCCGAACTGATCGAAGGAATTGTCTATATGCCAGCCGCGCTCCGCTTTAGAAGTCATGGTCAACCCCATGCCCGGTTAATGGTCTGGCTGGGCAACTATCAGATTGCCACGATCGGGACTGCTTTGGCGGATAACACCACTGTCCGGCTCGATTTAGACAATGAGCCGCAACCTGATATCGCCTTATTTATCGAACCTGAATTCGGTGGACAAGTGCGAATTTCAAGCGATGACTATCTCGAAGGCGCACCCGAACTGATCGCAGAAATCGCCGCCAGTAGTGCCGCTTACGATTTAGGCGATAAGAAAAAGGCGTATCGGCGCAACGGAGTCCGAGAATATCTCGTCTGGCAAATGTTTGAAAACAAGCTCGATTGGTTTGCGCTGCAAGACGATGAATATGTTCCGCTATTACCAGACGAAACCGGAATCATTCGGAGTCAAACGTTTCCGGGATTGTGGCTGGCGATCAACTCCCTGCTCAACGGTGAAATGCTGCAAGTCATGGCAGTTTTGCAGCAGGGATTGAATTCTCAAGAACATCAAACATTTGTGCAGCAGTTGCGCGATCGTCTAGCCGACTAATCCCGATCGCAACGCCCTCACCGCCGCCTGGGTTCGATCATCCGCACACAGCTTATTCAGAATGTTCCGAACGTGCGTCTTCACTGTTCCCACCGTGATATAAAGCTTTTCAGCGATCGCAGCATTGCTACAACCATCCACAATCAACTGCAATACTTCTAATTCCCGCTCTGTTAATGGATACGCCTCAATAATTTGGTTATATTCTGGCTCGGTTGCGGTAATGGCGACCTGTTGAGCTTCAGATTGAGCCGCAGTTTGAGGCGCGGTTGACTGAGTTTGACGCAGCACCACACGAGCGATCGCCGGATCGATCCAGGAGTTTCCTTCTTGGGTGACGCGCAACGCCTCGACCAACTGATCTAAACTGACATCTTTCATGCAGTACGAGTCTGCACCCGCCGCAAACGCTGCTAGAACTGTATCTTCGTGATCTTGTAGCGTTAAAATAAGAACTTTTGTATTGGGGTGATCTTCCATCTCAGCTTGCGCTTGACGGAAACGGCGCGTCAGTTCTACGCCATCGATATCGGGCAAGCCAATATCTACGATCGCAACATCCGGCTTCAAATTCGTCAGCATTTTCAATCCATCGGTTCCATTCGCTGCTTCTCCCACGACTTCAAACCCTGGGCGTTGCTGTAACGCGGTCTTCATTCCCACCCTGGTTAAGTCATGATCCTCAATCAGCGTAATCCGAATGTCATTCATATGAAAAAACCCCACAGTATTTAGAGAATATCAAAATTGCATAGAAATACATCAATGCGCCGCACCAGTGTTGGAGCGGTGCTTAATTACAAATCCACATAGAGATAGTCAATTTTATTGTGCTTTAAAAATAGTCGTAAATCCTCCTCCCTGTTGTACTACCTGTGGCATAAACCTTACGTAGGATCTTCTTCATCCTCGTCTCTAGGGCTGAAATGGCATCAACTCTTTGCTTCGTTATAGCAACTCAAGCAATGAATGTTGCAAATGGTGCCTTTCCATGACTCGATTAGGGCGTTTCGCCGAAACGCCTCAGCATAGAATATAAATTGCATTTACTGCATCTAAGGGACTCACTCTTGTAAGCAGCGAATTGCCTCTAAAAGCCCCCGCGCTTTATTTAGCGTTTCTTGATACTCACTTTCGGGTACAGAATCCGCCACCAGTCCGGCTCCTGCTTGTACCTGAACTGTGTGTTTACCATCACCTCGATCGCGCACCACCATCGTCCGAATAGCGATCGCGCTATTCAGTTGCCCCTCAAAGTCGTAGTACCCATACGCGCCCGAATACACCCCGCGCCGACAAGGTTCTAAATTGTGAATAATCTCCATTGCTCGAATCTTCGGCGCACCGCTCACTGTTCCGGCTGGAAATCCTGCTTTGAGCAAATCCCACGCGGTTTTATCGGGTGATAACTCTCCGACGACGTTACTGACAATGTGCATCACATGAGAATAACGCTCGATCACCATCAATTCATCGACTTTCACCGTTCCGTTCATGCAGACGCGCCCTAAATCATTGCGTCCTAAATCGACTAACATCACATGCTCTGCCACTTCTTTGGGATCAGCCAGTAAATCTTGTTCTAGAGCGAGATCTTCTGCGTGAGTTTTGCCGCGTTTACGAGTTCCCGCGATCGGTCGCACTGTGGCAATTTTCGGCTGAGTCGGATCGCTCGATCGCTCGGCTTTAACCAAGACTTCTGGACTCGATCCAATAATCTGCCAATTGTTGAAGTGGAAATACGCCATATAGGGCGAGGGATTGATTAATCGCAGCGATCGATACAGTGCAAACGGCTCTCCGACAAATTCCGAATTCAGCCGTTGTGAAATCACAACCTGAAAAATATCACCCGCTTTGATGTGCGCTTTGGCAGTTTCGACGTTGGCGCAGAATTGTTCTTTTGTGGTGTTGCTTGTCCACGTGATTGATGAATCATTATTTGCAGGTGGCTTCCAGGAAAGCAATCGAGTTTTCTCAGGAAGCGGCGATTTGAGCTTATTGACTAATTGCGTGACGCGATCGCAGGCTTGCTGATACGCTGCTTCTAAATCAGTGTTTGGATCGCGCAAATCTGCATACGCGATCGCCCAAATCTTCCGCTTCACCTGATCAAAAATCAACACCTGATCAATCTGCATCCACAATCCATCGGGCAAATCCTCTTCGGTTGCCTGATAGATTGGAACACGCGGTTCAATCCAATTGATCAGTTCATATCCCCAAAATCCGAACAGTCCGCCAATTCCTGACGGCAATTCAGGTAGTTTTACCGGCTGATAAGGCGCTAAACATTCAGATAGTGTCGCAAACGGATCGCCTTCAAACACTCTCTGAGTTCCGTCTCGGTGAGTTTGGGTGGTGCGATCACCCCTCGCTTCCAAAACCCACAGCGGATCACACCCTAAGAAACTGTAGCGCCCGATCGTTTCTCCGCCTTCGACCGACTCCAGCAAAAAGCTATAAGGCTGCCCATCGCACACGCGATACCATGCAGAAACGGGCGTATCCAAATCAGCGACCCATTCTTGATAAACGGGGACAAAATTACCTTGCTGTGCGAGTTCCTTGAATTGAGAAAAATCGGGAGAAATCATAGCAACTTAGAACGATCGTACAGTTAGGATACAAGCTTTCTTTTACTGATGACTATACAGACTGAATTTCTTACTCGAAACAAGAGGAGCCAAACTTTAACCAAGAAGGCTAAAATTCGGCTCCTAAAAGCACAATTCGAGACGATCGAGGCTTAAGGATCGTAGGGTTTACGACCGCTAAACTTCAACTTGGCAGGCTCATAGTTCGCTCCGATGTTGCGCGGAACGCTATTGACTGCAACACGACCAGGATTTACCCTTTCAGGGAAAACGCCATCATTCGGGTGCAGGTACTGAATTTCGCCGTTCGGGAAAATGCGATAGACCTTGTAGTTGGTGATCTTGAACTTCGTGCGAAGTTGTCCACCCAAAGCTAGGCAGTGTTCCTTGCGGGCTAAATACAGTAGATTGTCGCCTTGACGCATCGTTGCTGCACCACTCATGGGCATTTCAAAGACTTGCTCTTTGGGACTGCTCCAGGTGATGGCGTATTTCTCTTCTATTAGGGCTTTGGTTAGCAGTCCACCTGTACTGCCACCGAACAAAGGTGCTTGTCCAGTAAGAGTTTCTGACATAGGGTCTCGCTCTAAACGTTTTAGGCATCGTATCACCGCACGTTTACAGCTTTAACGATTCCGTAACAGTTGTTAATAGGTACGAATTTTTCCAGGTTTAAGCGTAGAAAATTCTAAACTTTTGGGTAGGAGGCACAGCAAAACCGTGCCAATTATCATGCGGCATTTTGCATTTCGGGCATTTAATCTCTCGATCGCGTTCTTTTTCTCTGAGCGGATCGCTTAGACTCTCCCACGGGCACGATCGGAATCGTAAAGTGAAACTCACTGCCGCGATCTTTGCCGCTCGATTCTGCCCAGATGCGTCCGCCCCAGTTGGCGATAATTTGGCGACAGATGGCAAGTCCGAGACCGGTTCCGCCTGTGGTACGCCTCAGTGCGCCTTCTTCTTGGTAGAAGCGATCGAACACCGTTTCTAGCCGATTTTCTTCGATGCCGCGTCCAGTATCTGCGACCATCACTTCAAGCATGGTGTCGCTGCTACGCTTCGCTCGAATGGTGACTCTGCCCCCAGCATCCGTAAACTTGCAGGCATTATCGAGTAGTTTGGTGAGAACTTCGACTAGCCATTCACCATCGACTTGAACCAGCGGCAGTTCGGTGGAAATCTGGGTAACAATTTGCGGCAGTGGAGTTGCCATTCTGCGGGCTTGCAGACTGCTGAGAGCGAGATCAACACATTCCCAAAGCGGCAACGGTTCCATTCTCCACTCCACTCGTCCGCTTTCAAGCCGCGACAACGTGAGAAAGTCTTGAATCAGCTTCCGCATTCGTTCTCCGTCGGCTAGGGCGGAATTGAGCATCACTTGCCGCAGGTCGGGAGACATATCGGGTTCGCTGGCAAGGCTTTCGAGACACACTTGAATGGTCGAAAGCGGGGTGCGAAGTTCGTGCCCGGTAATGGCAATCAAATTGCTGCGGGTGCGATCGAGCGCTTCTAGCTGCTGATTGAGATCTTCTAGATTGGCAAACGATTCGGCTTGAATCAAAGCCACTCCGACTTGAGTGGCGATCGCTTCGATCATGGCGACTTCATCGCGCTCTAGAACGTGCGGAGTCGTGCCGCAATAGTGCAGTTCGACCATGCCCAAAAGCTGATTCTGATGCAGCACCGGAACCATCAGCCACGATCGAACATCCCATTCCTGAGTTAAGGCTTGCAGCGTGCGATCGCCATCTTTGATCATCGCCAATCTTGCATCGGTTTGAGTGTCTTCGATAAAGACTGCTTCTTGGCGCTGCACAACTTCTTCAAACAACGGATTGCCATGCAGTGTCCAAGTCCGACCTGCAAGCGAAGGAACCGAATCGAGTAAATATTCGTGCTGCAAAATCGCAGAAGCATCGGTTGATTTGCAGCGATAAATTAAACAGCGTCCGGCACCTAACACTTTTCCGAGTTCTTCTGCTGCAACATTGAGAATTTCATGCGGATCAAGCGATCGTCGCACTGCTGCCGTAATTGAATTCACCAAGCGTTCTTTGCGCTCTTTTTCTGCAATCGAGCGGTAAGCTTTTGCGAGTTTATACTGTCCTGCTTGCAAGTAGGTGACTAAGCGATCGGCAAACGGAGCCGGATCAACTTGGTTAA
This genomic window from Cyanobacteria bacterium FACHB-DQ100 contains:
- a CDS encoding beta-glucosidase — protein: MKTFLPNLDELTLRQQVAQMVVVRASGFLFDHEIQYPVWEPPAATLEGWIREWGVGGVILLGASAGEIALRTQQLQAWASIPLLICADVEEGVGQRFSGATWFPPPMAIAEIAKRDLTLACHYAEQMGRITAAESLAIGLNWLLSPTVDVNNNPDNPVINVRAFGETPEIVGELAKAFIRGAHQHPILTTAKHFPGHGDTETDSHLELPVIPHNRDRLEQIELPPFRAAISAGVDVVMSAHLQIPALDSNYPATLSPKVLTNELRRNLEFEGLIVTDALVMGAIANRYGTEEACVLAVEAGADILLMPLEPEKAITAVCEAVESGRISHDRIQSSVERLWRAKQKACAVTIPSEEGHAWENPPEPILETIELTSKIAQPDALSINAELLRHSMRSRSPVPKASHHPNSSRLDSLSGGGRNLVIVDSILDCDFLGRTAPAIAFPAQFGLTETQIIDRHTPYIAPNNRAQVPTVLQLFIRGNPFRGIAGLTQAAEDWFTFLLNTNQLCAIAVYGSPYVLDRFLPSLPPDVPYVFSYGQMQAAQAIALETLFRSQCK
- the pcrA gene encoding DNA helicase PcrA: MTVDFLSHLNPSQRQAVQHFCGPLLVIAGAGSGKTRALTYRIANLVLKHRVDPENILAVTFTNKAAREMKDRIERLFAEQEALSEHGKPLESLPGHVQTKLRSHVYKTITKDLWIGTFHALCCRILRFDIEKFQDEKGRKWTRSFSIFDESDAQSLVKDIIINQLNIDEKKFDPRSVRYAISNAKNKGLSPRDYEKEQSNFKSKVIANVYSVYQDKLAENNAVDFDDLIWIPVQLFRQNEQIRAYWHKRFRHILVDEYQDTNRTQYDLIQLLVTNGEPPNRFNEWEHRSVFVVGDADQSIYSFRMADFTILMGFQQDFGDSLPDDDTRTMVKLEENYRSTENILQLANELIENNTERIDKILKPTRGQGEPNFCYRAQDEIDEAEFVVQQMRRLEAMNSDLHWGKFAILYRTNAQSRAFEEILVRWGVPYKVVGGLRFYDRKEIKDVLAYLRAIANPSDTVSLLRVINTPRRGVGKTTIESLQKASIELGVPLWEILSDENSIKTLAGRSSRGVIQFAQIIQKWRSQLDAVSASELVQGVLEDSGYIADLKSQGTDEAEDRLQNVQELYNAVLQFEEENEDDKSLIGFLASASLASDLDDVQEETTKVSLMTLHSSKGLEFPIVFLVGLEQGLFPSYRSLDDPAAIEEERRLCYVGITRAQERLFLSHARERRLYGNREPASPSLFLGEMPRELMDSNTKAAIPAKYTTKPAAKPAPVIQSTETDWSVGDRVMHSQFGIGEITNIFGSGNKATLAIRFDNLTGMKRKILPIGDRALTAID
- a CDS encoding Uma2 family endonuclease; the protein is MVIQSSKSNRSVPPLENGDRLSRAEFERRYTAAPHIKKAELIEGIVYMPAALRFRSHGQPHARLMVWLGNYQIATIGTALADNTTVRLDLDNEPQPDIALFIEPEFGGQVRISSDDYLEGAPELIAEIAASSAAYDLGDKKKAYRRNGVREYLVWQMFENKLDWFALQDDEYVPLLPDETGIIRSQTFPGLWLAINSLLNGEMLQVMAVLQQGLNSQEHQTFVQQLRDRLAD
- a CDS encoding response regulator transcription factor, with protein sequence MNDIRITLIEDHDLTRVGMKTALQQRPGFEVVGEAANGTDGLKMLTNLKPDVAIVDIGLPDIDGVELTRRFRQAQAEMEDHPNTKVLILTLQDHEDTVLAAFAAGADSYCMKDVSLDQLVEALRVTQEGNSWIDPAIARVVLRQTQSTAPQTAAQSEAQQVAITATEPEYNQIIEAYPLTERELEVLQLIVDGCSNAAIAEKLYITVGTVKTHVRNILNKLCADDRTQAAVRALRSGLVG
- the trpE gene encoding anthranilate synthase component I translates to MISPDFSQFKELAQQGNFVPVYQEWVADLDTPVSAWYRVCDGQPYSFLLESVEGGETIGRYSFLGCDPLWVLEARGDRTTQTHRDGTQRVFEGDPFATLSECLAPYQPVKLPELPSGIGGLFGFWGYELINWIEPRVPIYQATEEDLPDGLWMQIDQVLIFDQVKRKIWAIAYADLRDPNTDLEAAYQQACDRVTQLVNKLKSPLPEKTRLLSWKPPANNDSSITWTSNTTKEQFCANVETAKAHIKAGDIFQVVISQRLNSEFVGEPFALYRSLRLINPSPYMAYFHFNNWQIIGSSPEVLVKAERSSDPTQPKIATVRPIAGTRKRGKTHAEDLALEQDLLADPKEVAEHVMLVDLGRNDLGRVCMNGTVKVDELMVIERYSHVMHIVSNVVGELSPDKTAWDLLKAGFPAGTVSGAPKIRAMEIIHNLEPCRRGVYSGAYGYYDFEGQLNSAIAIRTMVVRDRGDGKHTVQVQAGAGLVADSVPESEYQETLNKARGLLEAIRCLQE
- a CDS encoding photosystem I reaction center subunit II, which encodes MSETLTGQAPLFGGSTGGLLTKALIEEKYAITWSSPKEQVFEMPMSGAATMRQGDNLLYLARKEHCLALGGQLRTKFKITNYKVYRIFPNGEIQYLHPNDGVFPERVNPGRVAVNSVPRNIGANYEPAKLKFSGRKPYDP
- a CDS encoding GAF domain-containing protein, with protein sequence MIIPDSVLETLLKALPQVRPQIYFKSSLTALSHAMEDQVLAGNDHPLVIASFQRERFYRQEAHRYLRISDRTDQVYVLAAPETDFANRSEHYETIAFEPEDALSQEWHLIVVSEQYAACLICRERDLSAENQSIAPLHVDQARRFEGIWTFDRAVVHKSAEILLNRILQYRPELQSKIAPVLVRIAASSTSNINQVDPAPFADRLVTYLQAGQYKLAKAYRSIAEKERKERLVNSITAAVRRSLDPHEILNVAAEELGKVLGAGRCLIYRCKSTDASAILQHEYLLDSVPSLAGRTWTLHGNPLFEEVVQRQEAVFIEDTQTDARLAMIKDGDRTLQALTQEWDVRSWLMVPVLHQNQLLGMVELHYCGTTPHVLERDEVAMIEAIATQVGVALIQAESFANLEDLNQQLEALDRTRSNLIAITGHELRTPLSTIQVCLESLASEPDMSPDLRQVMLNSALADGERMRKLIQDFLTLSRLESGRVEWRMEPLPLWECVDLALSSLQARRMATPLPQIVTQISTELPLVQVDGEWLVEVLTKLLDNACKFTDAGGRVTIRAKRSSDTMLEVMVADTGRGIEENRLETVFDRFYQEEGALRRTTGGTGLGLAICRQIIANWGGRIWAESSGKDRGSEFHFTIPIVPVGESKRSAQRKRTRSRD